Proteins encoded within one genomic window of Triticum aestivum cultivar Chinese Spring chromosome 2D, IWGSC CS RefSeq v2.1, whole genome shotgun sequence:
- the LOC123055779 gene encoding HMG-Y-related protein A-like encodes MTSDSAVAGRPGSGGTSGGCGQESGARARQQPPAVTRRRAARGALQAAQGEEHVGAASGTSGDGRGELGHWPQPEHEHVGGIYGYHERALGDKNGSSKAAISSYIEEKYEGLPSAHASLLTANLASMKEAGKLAFVKNNYLKADAPSATPAKRGRGRPPKPKAAPKDPNTPKRGRGRPPKAKDPMADAVKDAVAKATTGMPQGRGRPPGPSSAKKAKVA; translated from the exons ATGACCTCTGACTCGGCCGTGGCTGGCCGTCCAGGTAGCGGCGGGACTAGCGGCGGTTGCGGGCAGGAGAGCGGGGCCCGGGCGCGGCAGCAGCCGCCGGCGGTGACTCGCAGACGAGCGGCCAGGGGCGCGCTTCAGGCGGCGCAGGGGGAGGAACACGTGGGCGCGGCGAGCGGTACGAGCGGCGACGGCCGGGGCGAACTGGGCCATTGGCCGCAGCCGGAGCACGAACATGTCGGTGGCATCTACGGCTACCACGAGAGA GCGCTGGGCGACAAGAACGGCTCGAGCAAGGCCGCCATCTCCAGCTACATCGAGGAGAAGTACGAGGGCCTCCCCTCGGCGCACGCCTCCCTCCTCACGGCCAACCTCGCCAGCATGAAGGAGGCCGGCAAGCTCGCCTTCGTCAAGAACAACTACCTCAAGGCTGACGCTCCCTCCGCCACCCCGGCAaagcgcggccgcggccgcccGCCCAAGCCGAAGGCGGCGCCCAAGGACCCCAACACGCCCAAGCGCGGCCGGGGCCGCCCGCCCAAGGCTAAGGATCCCATGGCCGACGCCGTCAAGGATGCCGTCGCCAAGGCGACCACCGGCATGCCCCAGGGCCGCGGCCGCCCGCCGGGTCCCTCCtcggccaagaaggccaaggtcgcataa